Proteins co-encoded in one Oreochromis aureus strain Israel breed Guangdong linkage group 3, ZZ_aureus, whole genome shotgun sequence genomic window:
- the LOC116312123 gene encoding cytidine monophosphate-N-acetylneuraminic acid hydroxylase-like isoform X2: MASQIAKVLLSLDAEAVGSLKEGVNFKKSPEDGKCYIIFKSNNDFKACKNQCKHQGGLFIKDIEDLDGMTVKCTKHNWKLNVSTMKYVNPPDSFLQDELEVSMLDDGGLQLVELSPVDPWMADPREPLELQKGEVKVTYFTHACMELQLGKRRFMFDPWLKGPAFARGWWLLHEPPADALDRLCGADLIYISHMHSDHLSYPTLKVLAERRPDVPIYVGDTSRPVFWYLKESQVKLTNIKVLPFGVWQNIDDHLRFMILMDGVHPEMDTCIIVDYKGHMILNTVDCTRPNGGRLPQNVDVMMTDFAGGASGFPMTFYGGKYSDSWKAEFIKNERKKLLNYKATLVKSLQPRIYCPFAGYFVEAHPSDRYIKDTNTKNSAEDLNALINKLAPAIKTWTPQPGAVLDLGLALRDPTDREAITNPPASTKIYKDSWEFDLYVNELKSAIKSDIFKHQAWIQFYYTWAGFQNYNLVVRVIETDDKFECITDGYDYLVDFLDLSFPTKRPNREHAYLEIKNRIGVMRYVVLHGCLWDDLYIGFQNRISRDPDIYHHKFWKHFQAELPLCKPDWEQFQKQVVPISETGMGNNCALS; the protein is encoded by the exons ATGGCCTCTCAAATAGCAAAGGTATTGTTGTCATTGGATGCTGAAGCAGTTGGCTCACTCAAAGAAGGAGTGAATTTCAAGAAAAGCCCAGAGGATGGcaagtgttacatcatatttaAGAGCAACAATGACTTTAAAGCATGCAAGAACCAGTGCAAGCATCAAGGGGGGCTGTTCATCAAAGACATTGAAGATCTGGATGGCAT GACTGTTAAATGTACCAAACACAACTggaaattaaatgtgtcaacAATGAAATATGTGAACCCACCTGACAGCTTCTTGCAGGATGAGCTTG AGGTATCAATGTTGGATGATGGGGGGCTTCAGTTGGTGGAACTGAGCCCTGTTGATCCCTGGATGGCTGATCCTCGAGAACCTCTGGAGCTCCAGAAGGGAGAAGTGAAA GTGACATACTTCACCCACGCCTGCATGGAGCTACAGCTTGGCAAGAGAAGGTTCATGTTTGACCCCTGGTTGAAGGGTCCTGCATTTGCCAGGGGCTGGTGGCTTCTCCATGAGCCTCCAGCAGACGCCCTGGACAGGCTTTGTGGTGCAGATCTCATCTACATCAGCCATATGCACTCAGACCACCTCAG TTATCCCACACTGAAAGTGTTGGCAGAAAGAAGGCCGGATGTCCCGATATATGTCGGTGACACATCCAGACCAGTGTTTTG GTATTTAAAGGAAAGCCAAGTTAAGCTGACCAATATTAAAGTCCTTCCCTTTGGTGTTTGGCAAAAT ATTGATGATCACCTGAGATTTATGATCCTGATGGATGGTGTACATCCTGAAATGGACACCTGCATCATTGTTGACTACAAAG gTCATATGATCCTCAACACTGTGGACTGCACCAGACCAAATGGAGGCAGGCTACCACAAAATGTGGACGTGATGATGACTGACTTTGCTGGAGGAGCTTCTGGATTCCCCATGACCTTCTATGGAGGGAAATACAGCG ATTCTTGGAAGGCAGAGTTTATCAAGAATGAAAGGAAGAAGCTGCTGAATTACAAAGCTACACTGGTGAAATCCCTGCAGCCGAGGATCTACTGCCCATTCGCTGGATACTTTGTGGAGGCTCATCCATCAGACAG ATACATAAAGGATACAAATACCAAAAACAGTGCAGAGGACCTCAATGCACTTATTAATAAGCTTGCACCGGCAATCAAAACTTGGACACCGCAGCCAGGTGCTGTGCTGGACCTCGGCCTCGCTCTGAGAGACCCCACCGACAG GGAGGCCATCACCAATCCCCCAGCCAGTACAAAGATCTACAAGGACAGCTGGGAATTCGACTTGTATGTGAATGAGCTGAAGAGCGCCATCAAGTCTGACATATTTAAACATCAAGCCTGGATCCAGTTTTATTACACATGGGCTGGCTTTCAAAACTACAATCTGGTTGTGCGG GTCATTGAaacagatgacaagtttgaatGCATCACTGACGGTTATGACTATCTGGTGGACTTTCTGGATCTATCATTCCCCACAAAGAGACCCAACAGAGAGCACGCCTACTTGGAG ATTAAAAACCGGATTGGAGTGATGAGGTACGTGGTGCTTCATGGCTGTCTATGGGATGACCTGTACATCGGCTTTCAGAACCGCATCAGCCGAGACCCAGACATCTACCACCACAA
- the LOC116312123 gene encoding cytidine monophosphate-N-acetylneuraminic acid hydroxylase-like isoform X1 has protein sequence MASQIAKVLLSLDAEAVGSLKEGVNFKKSPEDGKCYIIFKSNNDFKACKNQCKHQGGLFIKDIEDLDGMTVKCTKHNWKLNVSTMKYVNPPDSFLQDELEVSMLDDGGLQLVELSPVDPWMADPREPLELQKGEVKVTYFTHACMELQLGKRRFMFDPWLKGPAFARGWWLLHEPPADALDRLCGADLIYISHMHSDHLSYPTLKVLAERRPDVPIYVGDTSRPVFWYLKESQVKLTNIKVLPFGVWQNIDDHLRFMILMDGVHPEMDTCIIVDYKGHMILNTVDCTRPNGGRLPQNVDVMMTDFAGGASGFPMTFYGGKYSGEPELDSWKAEFIKNERKKLLNYKATLVKSLQPRIYCPFAGYFVEAHPSDRYIKDTNTKNSAEDLNALINKLAPAIKTWTPQPGAVLDLGLALRDPTDREAITNPPASTKIYKDSWEFDLYVNELKSAIKSDIFKHQAWIQFYYTWAGFQNYNLVVRVIETDDKFECITDGYDYLVDFLDLSFPTKRPNREHAYLEIKNRIGVMRYVVLHGCLWDDLYIGFQNRISRDPDIYHHKFWKHFQAELPLCKPDWEQFQKQVVPISETGMGNNCALS, from the exons ATGGCCTCTCAAATAGCAAAGGTATTGTTGTCATTGGATGCTGAAGCAGTTGGCTCACTCAAAGAAGGAGTGAATTTCAAGAAAAGCCCAGAGGATGGcaagtgttacatcatatttaAGAGCAACAATGACTTTAAAGCATGCAAGAACCAGTGCAAGCATCAAGGGGGGCTGTTCATCAAAGACATTGAAGATCTGGATGGCAT GACTGTTAAATGTACCAAACACAACTggaaattaaatgtgtcaacAATGAAATATGTGAACCCACCTGACAGCTTCTTGCAGGATGAGCTTG AGGTATCAATGTTGGATGATGGGGGGCTTCAGTTGGTGGAACTGAGCCCTGTTGATCCCTGGATGGCTGATCCTCGAGAACCTCTGGAGCTCCAGAAGGGAGAAGTGAAA GTGACATACTTCACCCACGCCTGCATGGAGCTACAGCTTGGCAAGAGAAGGTTCATGTTTGACCCCTGGTTGAAGGGTCCTGCATTTGCCAGGGGCTGGTGGCTTCTCCATGAGCCTCCAGCAGACGCCCTGGACAGGCTTTGTGGTGCAGATCTCATCTACATCAGCCATATGCACTCAGACCACCTCAG TTATCCCACACTGAAAGTGTTGGCAGAAAGAAGGCCGGATGTCCCGATATATGTCGGTGACACATCCAGACCAGTGTTTTG GTATTTAAAGGAAAGCCAAGTTAAGCTGACCAATATTAAAGTCCTTCCCTTTGGTGTTTGGCAAAAT ATTGATGATCACCTGAGATTTATGATCCTGATGGATGGTGTACATCCTGAAATGGACACCTGCATCATTGTTGACTACAAAG gTCATATGATCCTCAACACTGTGGACTGCACCAGACCAAATGGAGGCAGGCTACCACAAAATGTGGACGTGATGATGACTGACTTTGCTGGAGGAGCTTCTGGATTCCCCATGACCTTCTATGGAGGGAAATACAGCGGTGAGCCCGAGTTAG ATTCTTGGAAGGCAGAGTTTATCAAGAATGAAAGGAAGAAGCTGCTGAATTACAAAGCTACACTGGTGAAATCCCTGCAGCCGAGGATCTACTGCCCATTCGCTGGATACTTTGTGGAGGCTCATCCATCAGACAG ATACATAAAGGATACAAATACCAAAAACAGTGCAGAGGACCTCAATGCACTTATTAATAAGCTTGCACCGGCAATCAAAACTTGGACACCGCAGCCAGGTGCTGTGCTGGACCTCGGCCTCGCTCTGAGAGACCCCACCGACAG GGAGGCCATCACCAATCCCCCAGCCAGTACAAAGATCTACAAGGACAGCTGGGAATTCGACTTGTATGTGAATGAGCTGAAGAGCGCCATCAAGTCTGACATATTTAAACATCAAGCCTGGATCCAGTTTTATTACACATGGGCTGGCTTTCAAAACTACAATCTGGTTGTGCGG GTCATTGAaacagatgacaagtttgaatGCATCACTGACGGTTATGACTATCTGGTGGACTTTCTGGATCTATCATTCCCCACAAAGAGACCCAACAGAGAGCACGCCTACTTGGAG ATTAAAAACCGGATTGGAGTGATGAGGTACGTGGTGCTTCATGGCTGTCTATGGGATGACCTGTACATCGGCTTTCAGAACCGCATCAGCCGAGACCCAGACATCTACCACCACAA